Genomic DNA from Spiroplasma alleghenense:
ATTTATTGGTAATTTCGGATTTTATGTTAAAAGATATGCCAACTGAGATTCGTGAAAAAGTATTAGAGCTTAAAAATAACTATAACCGCTTCCACTCTGTCTTTGTCGGCAATAGTCCAAATAAAAACTTGCTGGATGTTTTTGATAATAATATGTATTATGATCCTGATGATCCTAAAGCTAGCGAACAAATTGTAAAGTCTTTAAATCAAACTTTAACAGGTTTAGATCGTCTTTCAGACGAAAAAATTGATCAACTTGAGAAAATTAATCAAGTTAATAAAGAATTGCGCGAAGAAGCAAAAAGTAGAAAAGTTATAAAAAATAAAGAAGGAAAAATTAATGGAAATAAAGGAAAGATCTAATCGAATTTTGGTAGTCCTAAATTCGGGTGAAAATATTAAAGATATTATTACAGACGTAATTTTACAATATGGAATTATTGAGGCTTCAATTATTGGTTTTGGTTACATGAAGGAATTAGAATACGGTTACTTAGAAAAGGAAGACCCAATTTTTTATCAAAAAAGTTTTCAAAAAGAGACAGTTACCGTTTCAAGTTTTAATGGTTCAGTAACTGACCGTAATTTTCATATTCACTTATTTGGGGTTAACAAAAAAAACCAAAGTCTTGGAG
This window encodes:
- a CDS encoding PCC domain-containing protein: MEIKERSNRILVVLNSGENIKDIITDVILQYGIIEASIIGFGYMKELEYGYLEKEDPIFYQKSFQKETVTVSSFNGSVTDRNFHIHLFGVNKKNQSLGGHFINGLVGEMFSITIDVFKTE